A genome region from Chryseobacterium sp. G0186 includes the following:
- the tsaD gene encoding tRNA (adenosine(37)-N6)-threonylcarbamoyltransferase complex transferase subunit TsaD codes for MSDSIILGIESSCDDTSAAIIKGNSILSNIAANQAIHKEYGGVVPELASRAHQQNIIPVVEKSFTKANIQQNAISAIGFTRGPGLLGSLLVGTSFAKSLAMSLNVPLIEVNHLQAHILAHFIEDANPVPPTFPFLCLTVSGGHTMIVLVKDYFEMEIIGKTIDDAAGEAFDKIGKIFDLDYPAGPIIDRLAKEGNPDAFTFNKPKLENYDYSFSGIKTSVLYFIQKEVRKNPDFIKENLNDLCASVQKCIIEILMKKLEKAAKDLNINQVAIAGGVSANSALRKAMEDNKEKLGWSIYIPKFEYTTDNAAMIAMVAQLKFKRGEFTDLRTSATAKYDL; via the coding sequence ATGAGCGACTCTATAATTTTAGGTATTGAATCGTCCTGTGACGACACCTCAGCAGCTATCATCAAGGGGAATTCTATTCTTTCAAATATTGCTGCGAACCAGGCCATCCATAAAGAATATGGAGGCGTAGTTCCTGAATTGGCTTCGCGAGCCCATCAACAAAACATTATCCCCGTTGTTGAAAAATCTTTTACCAAAGCAAATATACAACAAAATGCAATTTCAGCTATAGGATTTACACGCGGGCCCGGACTTTTAGGATCACTTCTTGTAGGGACATCATTTGCTAAATCTCTGGCTATGAGCCTTAATGTACCCTTAATTGAAGTCAATCACCTTCAAGCCCACATTTTGGCCCATTTTATCGAGGATGCAAATCCTGTGCCGCCTACTTTTCCATTCCTATGTCTTACGGTAAGTGGCGGACATACCATGATTGTACTGGTAAAGGATTATTTTGAGATGGAAATCATCGGAAAAACAATTGATGATGCCGCAGGAGAAGCTTTTGATAAAATCGGAAAAATTTTCGATCTTGACTATCCTGCCGGACCTATCATTGACCGACTGGCCAAGGAAGGAAATCCTGATGCCTTCACTTTCAATAAGCCTAAGTTGGAAAACTACGACTATTCTTTCAGTGGTATTAAAACTTCCGTTTTATATTTCATTCAGAAAGAGGTTAGGAAAAATCCTGATTTTATTAAGGAGAACCTCAACGATCTTTGTGCTTCTGTACAGAAATGCATCATTGAGATCCTGATGAAAAAGCTTGAAAAAGCAGCCAAAGACCTTAACATCAACCAAGTTGCTATTGCAGGAGGTGTATCTGCCAATTCTGCCCTTAGAAAAGCAATGGAAGACAATAAGGAAAAATTAGGATGGAGCATTTACATTCCAAAATTTGAATATACTACCGACAACGCCGCCATGATTGCCATGGTAGCTCAGTTGAAGTTCAAGAGAGGAGAATTTACAGATCTTAGAACTTCTGCCACAGCAAAATATGACTTATGA
- a CDS encoding translocation/assembly module TamB, which translates to MAKLENNNENENKKSVTENLGDQVQKTVENVEEKVRETVKEASELASDAIHHPVETAEEFGKQAIKDVTSYAWWAKLLLIIFWLGIVLVGGILVAINLPVTKQWAADQALKLVNNDFKSGFSTESVDVNYFGNVTIKGLKVKDYKGLDFIKAREFRADSDWISLAVNAISGKSNSLSFNSLTLVNAEVKVITYKGDSISNFVRFTELFDDGKKRDPKKPSFQLNSRVQILDSKVSIVNENSPGDQGKWLTATNFNLKAPNVKVNGPNVSALINNMSFVTSRWGKSHTVDTFSTELSLTKQFLSLKDLTLNTDHTLLQGDIKFNLHDGSWADFADKVRWDMNIGQGSQVSGYDISYFVTNWDNFKPFNLSGVMTGPLNKFHLENFLIRNPDVNIATKTMKVDNLLNGHFSIETKDLSTDFTYKDLKAMMPTFIASKMKNFADDFGKLKYNGTAKVNPDQIYVDNGNLMTGIGQAKISKLSLTGYSSAMPKYSGHLDVKDLNTSIITKSKTVGLISGNFDVSGQSFDVNTMRLTTKSQIASIEIMDKVINNLYLDGLLDHKKYNGLITVNDEQAKATIKGLIDFSTSKIAMDVNADVTHLNMNYFTNKPGSQIVSGQVEGKMSMSSINDLTLDVNANNLYFATATQKYNIPNAKLKTFIEAGGRVIDVDAPGAATGKISGKYSLTDLAGMVENGVGRILVGPPPRKLYRGQNFAMKFDVQQGLVNYFLPDLKLPNGALVEGEYDGNSNNLILNLDAAALKYIMTKEEEITDADKALASSNPDYKINDRKNINRDSAVVDSVKIRINTANLDQQLYARINRLEYNKNIIKDFELKGNNENGNTLHLATVFKHGSPDDELNEKLKEYAINVDQSTDDAGDYVFKFEPTEVKFNEVTWAIDTSPELNHSITYRKKTGDFDIRNLRVYSDSSALFIKEAQFKSAKDFYVDADISDFAIEKLLEMQSGGNGMDIKGLANGSVKIKMDKSTLQPLVDLTVDNIKMNGNEMGDISISATNGFSLNVYDIDVKVHSAGVLGNNSLNLTGTVNNNTASPIIDLTAEMRDFDLSFTQQFVQTIFGNLRGKATGDLKINGKLSNLDYNGDIALKDFGLKLLFTGVDYSFDDTVIQLTKGLAILNNIEVHDGRTNSKGNISGAIQFETLSSMGVSLVMRADNLLMLNTTQKDFDLFWGRVYGQGDLYVDGPVSGLSITTPNMKALNGSTFTFNSSSTSNVEEFKMLRFLKEGKDGLVTLEEKKKTGANMNIDFNLAVDKGTTVNVLVGDDVGNITVKGVADPLKFQMNRQGNIAMSGTYKVDNGTFISKAILNKTFQIEKNSSIRWDGDAMKPGLDITANYMRMVSNAGEYLSMGKLQPISILLQANITESLIDPKVELNLTAMDVSSQVRETLAAKMSQEGEKVLQFGSVLLLSTFNVSNTGGVDVNVGNVAESSGYNMLLKQLGSVLNTMSNEFQIDLNYVKGDQNSNIGDRANAGLSVAVSPRVNIKTGLGIPLSKTDAGNSGAQNNYLSGEGSIEYDLSKKNDGTFLVRGYSKPTNIGMISTNGAANQAYGVGVMWSKSFNSLFKKKKKDKKTTTDKTEIKTDSIKSTAK; encoded by the coding sequence ATGGCAAAGTTAGAGAATAATAACGAGAATGAGAATAAAAAATCTGTAACTGAAAACTTAGGTGATCAGGTACAGAAGACTGTTGAAAATGTTGAGGAAAAGGTTCGGGAAACAGTAAAAGAAGCGTCTGAATTAGCTTCAGATGCCATACATCATCCTGTAGAAACGGCAGAAGAGTTTGGAAAACAAGCGATAAAAGATGTCACCAGCTATGCTTGGTGGGCAAAGCTTTTGCTTATTATCTTTTGGTTGGGGATTGTTCTGGTAGGAGGAATTCTTGTGGCTATTAATCTTCCCGTAACCAAGCAATGGGCAGCAGATCAGGCACTAAAACTTGTTAATAACGACTTTAAATCCGGATTTTCCACTGAAAGTGTAGATGTAAACTATTTCGGAAATGTTACGATAAAAGGATTAAAAGTAAAAGATTATAAAGGATTAGATTTTATCAAAGCCCGTGAATTCCGTGCAGACTCAGACTGGATATCTCTTGCAGTGAATGCCATTTCAGGAAAAAGTAATTCTTTAAGCTTTAATTCCCTTACCCTTGTCAATGCAGAGGTAAAAGTCATTACTTATAAAGGAGACAGTATCTCCAACTTTGTCAGATTTACAGAGCTTTTTGATGATGGTAAAAAAAGAGATCCTAAAAAACCTTCTTTTCAATTAAATTCCAGAGTACAGATTCTTGATTCTAAGGTGTCCATTGTAAACGAAAACTCTCCCGGAGATCAGGGAAAATGGCTTACTGCAACAAATTTTAATTTAAAGGCACCCAACGTAAAGGTCAATGGACCTAATGTTTCAGCCCTTATCAATAATATGTCTTTTGTGACTTCCAGATGGGGAAAATCACATACTGTTGATACTTTTTCAACAGAACTGTCTTTAACCAAACAGTTTTTATCATTAAAAGACCTTACCTTAAATACAGATCATACATTACTTCAGGGAGATATTAAATTTAATCTTCATGATGGCTCATGGGCAGACTTTGCAGATAAGGTACGTTGGGATATGAATATAGGACAGGGCAGTCAGGTGAGCGGATATGACATCAGCTATTTTGTAACCAACTGGGATAATTTTAAACCGTTCAACCTTTCAGGGGTCATGACGGGTCCGTTAAATAAATTTCATCTGGAAAACTTTCTGATCAGAAACCCGGATGTGAATATTGCTACCAAAACAATGAAGGTAGACAATCTTCTGAACGGCCATTTTTCTATTGAAACAAAGGATCTTTCTACAGATTTTACCTATAAGGATTTAAAGGCGATGATGCCTACTTTTATTGCCAGTAAAATGAAAAATTTTGCTGATGATTTTGGAAAACTAAAGTATAATGGAACAGCAAAGGTAAATCCTGATCAAATTTATGTAGATAACGGAAATCTAATGACAGGAATCGGGCAGGCGAAAATTTCCAAATTGTCTCTTACCGGGTACAGCTCGGCGATGCCTAAATATTCCGGCCATCTTGATGTAAAAGATCTGAATACCTCTATTATCACCAAAAGCAAAACCGTTGGTTTAATCTCCGGTAATTTTGATGTTAGTGGACAGAGTTTTGATGTAAATACCATGCGTCTTACTACCAAATCGCAGATTGCCAGCATTGAAATTATGGATAAGGTGATCAATAACCTGTATCTTGACGGGTTATTAGATCATAAAAAATATAACGGATTGATTACCGTTAATGATGAGCAGGCAAAAGCTACCATCAAGGGGTTGATTGATTTCAGTACCTCAAAAATAGCAATGGATGTAAATGCAGATGTCACGCATCTGAATATGAACTATTTTACCAATAAACCGGGAAGCCAGATTGTAAGTGGCCAGGTTGAGGGGAAAATGTCTATGTCGTCCATTAATGATCTTACGCTTGATGTGAATGCGAATAACCTTTACTTTGCCACCGCTACTCAAAAATATAATATTCCCAATGCAAAACTAAAGACATTTATTGAAGCAGGAGGACGTGTCATCGATGTGGATGCACCAGGTGCTGCTACAGGGAAAATTTCAGGAAAATACAGCCTTACTGATCTGGCAGGAATGGTAGAGAATGGAGTAGGAAGAATTCTTGTAGGCCCACCGCCGAGAAAATTGTACAGAGGACAGAATTTTGCTATGAAATTTGATGTTCAACAGGGATTGGTAAATTACTTTTTACCGGATCTGAAGTTGCCGAATGGCGCTTTGGTAGAAGGTGAATATGATGGGAATTCCAATAATTTGATTCTCAATCTGGATGCTGCTGCCTTAAAGTATATTATGACAAAGGAGGAGGAGATTACCGATGCGGATAAAGCCTTGGCATCATCTAATCCTGACTATAAAATCAATGATAGAAAAAATATCAACAGAGACAGTGCTGTAGTAGACAGTGTTAAAATAAGAATCAATACAGCCAACCTTGATCAACAGTTGTATGCAAGAATCAACAGGTTGGAATATAACAAAAATATAATCAAGGATTTTGAGCTTAAAGGGAATAATGAAAATGGAAATACCCTTCATCTTGCCACCGTATTTAAACACGGAAGCCCGGATGATGAGCTTAATGAAAAGCTAAAGGAATATGCCATTAACGTAGACCAGTCTACCGATGATGCGGGTGACTATGTCTTTAAATTTGAACCTACTGAAGTTAAATTCAATGAGGTTACATGGGCTATAGATACTAGCCCTGAGCTTAATCATTCCATTACCTATAGAAAGAAAACCGGGGATTTTGATATTAGAAATCTAAGGGTTTATTCTGATAGCAGTGCGTTGTTCATCAAGGAAGCCCAGTTTAAATCAGCCAAGGATTTTTATGTAGATGCTGATATCAGTGATTTTGCCATAGAGAAGCTATTAGAAATGCAGTCAGGTGGAAATGGAATGGATATAAAAGGCCTTGCCAACGGTAGTGTGAAGATCAAGATGGATAAAAGCACTTTGCAGCCATTGGTAGATCTTACAGTAGATAATATTAAGATGAATGGCAATGAAATGGGAGATATCTCTATTTCTGCCACGAACGGATTCTCACTGAATGTATATGATATTGATGTTAAGGTTCACTCAGCTGGGGTGCTTGGAAATAACAGCCTGAATCTTACAGGTACTGTAAATAACAATACTGCTTCTCCAATTATTGACCTGACCGCAGAAATGCGTGACTTTGATTTATCATTTACCCAGCAGTTTGTTCAGACCATTTTTGGAAACCTTAGAGGAAAGGCAACCGGAGATCTTAAGATCAACGGGAAGCTTAGTAATTTAGATTATAATGGGGATATAGCCTTAAAGGATTTTGGATTAAAACTTCTATTTACAGGAGTAGATTATTCATTTGATGATACCGTAATTCAGCTGACCAAGGGTCTTGCCATTCTTAACAATATTGAGGTTCATGACGGAAGAACCAATTCCAAAGGGAATATCTCCGGGGCGATTCAGTTTGAGACACTTTCTTCAATGGGGGTATCTCTCGTAATGAGAGCTGATAACCTGTTAATGCTTAATACGACTCAAAAAGACTTTGACCTGTTTTGGGGAAGAGTATATGGGCAGGGTGATTTGTATGTGGATGGACCTGTTTCAGGGCTGAGTATTACAACACCTAACATGAAGGCACTTAACGGAAGTACCTTTACTTTCAACTCCAGTTCTACTTCAAATGTTGAAGAATTCAAGATGCTGAGGTTCCTTAAAGAAGGAAAAGACGGACTGGTTACCCTGGAAGAGAAGAAAAAAACTGGAGCCAATATGAATATCGACTTCAACCTGGCAGTAGATAAAGGAACCACTGTAAACGTGCTTGTAGGGGATGATGTAGGGAATATTACCGTAAAAGGAGTTGCAGATCCGCTAAAGTTCCAGATGAACAGACAGGGAAATATCGCAATGAGCGGAACATATAAGGTTGATAACGGTACATTTATTTCAAAAGCTATTCTTAACAAGACTTTCCAGATTGAAAAGAATAGTAGTATCAGATGGGATGGCGATGCGATGAAGCCGGGACTTGATATAACGGCCAACTATATGAGAATGGTTTCCAATGCAGGAGAATACCTGAGCATGGGAAAACTTCAGCCTATCAGTATCTTGTTACAGGCTAATATTACGGAGTCCTTAATAGATCCTAAAGTTGAGCTTAATCTTACTGCAATGGATGTTTCCAGCCAGGTAAGAGAGACACTGGCAGCAAAGATGAGTCAGGAGGGAGAAAAAGTACTGCAGTTTGGTTCTGTACTTCTTTTAAGCACATTCAATGTTTCTAATACAGGGGGAGTGGATGTGAATGTAGGAAACGTTGCCGAATCTTCAGGATATAATATGCTTTTAAAACAGCTTGGATCTGTTCTTAATACCATGAGTAACGAGTTTCAGATTGACCTGAACTATGTGAAGGGAGACCAAAACTCTAACATTGGAGACAGAGCCAATGCAGGGCTAAGTGTTGCCGTTTCTCCTAGAGTAAATATCAAAACCGGTCTTGGAATTCCATTATCTAAAACTGATGCCGGTAACAGTGGCGCACAGAATAATTATCTTTCCGGAGAGGGATCTATTGAATATGATCTTTCTAAAAAGAATGACGGTACTTTCCTTGTACGAGGCTATTCTAAGCCTACCAACATTGGAATGATCAGTACAAACGGAGCTGCTAATCAAGCCTATGGAGTAGGGGTAATGTGGAGTAAAAGCTTCAATTCTTTGTTTAAAAAGAAGAAAAAAGATAAAAAAACAACCACAGACAAAACGGAAATAAAAACAGATTCTATAAAATCAACTGCTAAATAA